From a single uncultured Desulfovibrio sp. genomic region:
- the argF gene encoding ornithine carbamoyltransferase has product MSNRLYHRDFLKEIDFTPEDLTYLLDLAAQLKQAKKVRREPKFLQDRNIVILFEKDSTRTRCSFEVAAYDQGARVTYLGPSGSQMGKKESMADTARVLSRFYDGIEYRGYEQARVEALAEHAGVPVWNGLTNEWHPTQFLADMLTMRECCEKPLNQQTLAYLGDARYNMGNSLMVGSALLGLDFRSVAPRALWTSDEVFELALHIAKSTGAHIMRTESVAEGVKDCDFLSTDVWVSMGEPDSVWKERIDLLTPYRVDAAAMELTGNPQCKFLHCLPSFHNRDTAVGEDIYQRFGIECMEVSDEVFESPRNMAFEEAENRLHTIKAVMVATMAEGPLVFNA; this is encoded by the coding sequence ATGAGCAACAGGCTGTATCACCGGGATTTTCTGAAAGAAATAGACTTCACGCCGGAAGACCTCACGTATCTGCTGGATCTGGCGGCCCAGCTCAAGCAGGCCAAAAAGGTCCGGCGCGAGCCGAAGTTTCTGCAAGACAGAAATATTGTCATCCTTTTTGAAAAGGATTCCACGCGTACCCGCTGTTCTTTTGAAGTGGCAGCCTATGATCAGGGCGCGCGCGTGACCTATCTTGGCCCCTCCGGCTCGCAGATGGGCAAAAAGGAATCCATGGCCGATACCGCCCGCGTGCTTTCCCGCTTTTATGATGGTATTGAGTATCGCGGTTATGAACAGGCGAGGGTAGAGGCTCTGGCAGAACACGCTGGCGTGCCGGTGTGGAACGGCCTCACCAACGAATGGCACCCCACGCAGTTTCTGGCCGACATGCTGACCATGCGCGAGTGCTGCGAAAAACCTTTGAATCAACAAACGCTGGCATATCTTGGGGATGCACGTTATAATATGGGCAATTCCCTGATGGTTGGTTCGGCCCTGCTTGGGCTGGATTTCCGTTCTGTTGCTCCCAGGGCTTTGTGGACATCGGACGAAGTTTTTGAACTGGCCCTCCACATAGCCAAGAGCACTGGCGCGCACATTATGCGCACGGAAAGCGTGGCCGAAGGCGTTAAAGACTGCGATTTTCTCTCCACTGATGTCTGGGTGTCCATGGGCGAGCCTGATTCCGTATGGAAAGAGCGCATTGATCTGTTGACGCCGTATCGCGTGGACGCAGCAGCAATGGAACTGACGGGCAATCCCCAATGCAAGTTTTTGCATTGTCTGCCGAGCTTCCATAACCGTGATACCGCAGTTGGCGAAGACATTTATCAGCGCTTTGGCATTGAATGCATGGAAGTGAGCGATGAAGTCTTTGAATCGCCGCGCAACATGGCTTTTGAAGAGGCGGAAAACCGCCTGCACACCATCAAGGCCGTCATGGTCGCCACCATGGCTGAAGGCCCTCTGGTGTTCAACGCCTGA
- a CDS encoding N-acetyltransferase, whose amino-acid sequence MPIAVPRVGVEDKPLVQDVRVENLSALVIRSATVRDVHGMSALINHYASSNVMLARGPQYLYQHIQDYMVATAPSADDGHEVVVACGAVHVLWEDLAEIRSVAVHPLCQAQGFGKRLVAALVDRCRGLGLPRVFAFTLAAPFFSKCGFSEFKRDDMPAIVWVECSKCPKFYCCDEIGMILEL is encoded by the coding sequence ATGCCCATTGCCGTTCCACGCGTTGGCGTAGAAGACAAACCTCTTGTTCAGGATGTTCGCGTAGAAAACCTTTCAGCGCTGGTCATCCGTTCGGCCACGGTACGCGACGTGCACGGCATGTCTGCGCTTATCAACCACTATGCGTCGTCCAACGTCATGCTGGCGCGCGGGCCGCAGTATCTCTATCAGCATATTCAGGACTACATGGTTGCCACGGCTCCCTCGGCTGACGACGGGCATGAGGTTGTGGTGGCCTGCGGCGCTGTGCATGTGCTGTGGGAAGACTTGGCGGAAATTCGGTCGGTGGCGGTTCACCCCCTGTGTCAGGCGCAGGGCTTCGGCAAAAGGCTGGTGGCCGCGCTGGTTGACCGATGCCGTGGTCTCGGCTTGCCGAGGGTTTTTGCCTTTACGCTGGCTGCACCGTTTTTTTCCAAGTGCGGCTTCAGCGAGTTTAAACGCGATGACATGCCCGCCATTGTGTGGGTTGAATGCAGTAAATGTCCCAAGTTTTACTGCTGTGACGAAATTGGAATGATACTCGAATTATAG
- a CDS encoding histidine-type phosphatase: MRTAPRLITVCLACALLCHLPLSGIAAQQGDEQPRLMKVVALSRHGVRSPTQAPDTLSQWSTRNWPQWPVPRGFLTPRGARLVTAMWEDMRGQMLNLGLLPDSACPPPGKVFVRADVDQRTRATAKALLDGLCRGGGQTYAVSSQTPDPLFHPVQAGFQLFDPASVAASIMATAGGDLDRLHEDNAGALTHIQHLSAPVAPTLCSRYNLPPTCGLADLPNSVSVDADGKGAGLSGALATASSMAEIFLLEYAQWPESSAGWGQVDAHVLREVLPVHTSVFNTVNRSPVVALFKGASLLSEMAAALDGTHRDQRCNAASLVVFVGHDTNLANVGELLGVHWQLPGYPDDATPPGSALILELWDMGGKKEVRVRFFAQSLEALHEPFVDPPQPVGGLTIPQFTDPARTHKTTAALVTAPPVVGEARFSLENFSQRVNKALRNASLVPQEVPPLRLRVDSDVDNSPATISSAEPSSPVKNR; encoded by the coding sequence ATGCGCACTGCACCACGCTTAATCACTGTCTGCCTTGCCTGCGCACTGCTCTGCCATTTGCCCCTATCTGGCATTGCGGCGCAGCAGGGGGATGAACAACCCCGCCTTATGAAAGTTGTAGCGCTTTCCCGCCACGGGGTGCGCTCGCCTACGCAGGCTCCCGATACGCTTTCGCAGTGGAGCACCCGCAACTGGCCCCAGTGGCCTGTGCCGAGGGGTTTCCTCACGCCGCGCGGTGCGCGGCTGGTAACCGCCATGTGGGAAGACATGCGCGGACAAATGCTGAATCTTGGCCTGCTGCCTGACAGCGCCTGTCCGCCGCCCGGCAAGGTTTTTGTGCGCGCCGATGTGGATCAGCGCACCAGAGCAACAGCCAAAGCCCTGCTTGATGGCCTGTGCCGGGGGGGCGGGCAGACCTATGCCGTTTCAAGTCAGACGCCTGATCCGCTTTTTCATCCCGTGCAGGCGGGGTTTCAACTTTTTGATCCCGCCTCGGTAGCCGCAAGCATCATGGCCACGGCCGGGGGCGATCTTGATCGGCTGCACGAGGACAATGCAGGAGCCTTGACCCACATCCAGCACCTGAGCGCTCCCGTGGCCCCCACATTGTGCTCGCGCTACAATCTGCCGCCCACCTGCGGGCTCGCAGACCTGCCAAATTCTGTGAGCGTTGATGCTGACGGCAAGGGCGCGGGGCTTTCCGGCGCACTGGCAACCGCATCAAGCATGGCGGAAATTTTTTTGCTGGAATACGCCCAGTGGCCTGAATCTTCTGCCGGATGGGGCCAGGTGGACGCGCACGTTCTGCGTGAAGTGCTGCCCGTACACACAAGCGTGTTCAACACTGTGAACCGCTCTCCAGTTGTGGCTCTTTTCAAGGGGGCATCGCTGCTTTCAGAAATGGCTGCGGCCCTTGACGGCACTCATAGGGATCAACGCTGCAACGCGGCTTCCCTGGTTGTTTTTGTGGGGCACGACACCAACCTTGCCAATGTGGGCGAATTGCTGGGCGTGCACTGGCAGTTGCCCGGCTACCCCGATGACGCCACCCCGCCAGGATCAGCCCTTATACTTGAGCTGTGGGATATGGGCGGTAAAAAAGAAGTTCGCGTGCGCTTTTTTGCCCAGTCGCTGGAAGCCCTGCACGAACCCTTTGTTGATCCGCCCCAGCCAGTGGGCGGCCTGACCATCCCCCAGTTTACCGACCCAGCCAGAACCCACAAGACAACTGCGGCTCTGGTAACAGCGCCCCCTGTTGTGGGGGAAGCCCGCTTTAGCCTTGAAAATTTTTCCCAGCGGGTCAACAAAGCACTGCGTAATGCATCCCTGGTGCCGCAAGAGGTCCCCCCTCTGCGCCTGCGTGTGGACAGCGATGTGGACAACAGCCCTGCCACGATCTCTTCCGCTGAGCCCTCTTCGCCAGTAAAAAACCGCTGA